In the genome of Oncorhynchus mykiss isolate Arlee chromosome 18, USDA_OmykA_1.1, whole genome shotgun sequence, one region contains:
- the LOC110496316 gene encoding myocyte-specific enhancer factor 2D homolog isoform X9, producing MGRKKIQIQRITDERNRQVTFTKRKFGLMKKAYELSVLCDCEIALIIFNHSNKLFQYASTDMDKVLLKYTEYNEPHESRTNADIIETLRKKGFSGCESPEPDGEDSIDQSPLNDDKYRKTTEDLDILFKRYGVSSSVPPPTFSVPVTVQASTQNALQFSNPGNAMVTTSYVTSSSLSDNHHLSPQPPALQRSTGSPGLPQRPASAGAMLGGDLNNSNGGCPSPVPNGYISARASPGLLSVSNGNSLGKVVPAKSPPPPQSPQMVNSRKPDIRVITTQGGKSLMQMTDDELEMVSENAQRLAGAQVTQMLTTPVVSVTTPSLLAQGMPFSAMPTAYNTEYQLTSADITALHALASPGGLLQGNAPWQQSLSQQQHQQQQQLSLASLSNLVMWGMDKQSGELSSQISSLAANLRPVGHIPQGAMLTVNTNSNVSIKSEPISPGRDRHSPCPPPSSSGGGIQTTVPPPQYPGSLLCLEPPTGRSPAHSLSSNGSSYEGNDRDDPGAGGGSAAGNRGRSLPPDFSPSVELLRAQNEVEQEGANIKRMRLDAWVT from the exons ATGGGGAGGAAGAAGATTCAGATCCAACGGATCACCGATGAGAGGAACAGACAG GTGACGTTCACCAAGAGGAAGTTTGGCCTGATGAAGAAGGCGTACGAGCTGAGCGTGCTGTGCGACTGTGAGATCGCCCTCATCATCTTCAACCACTCCAACAAGCTGTTCCAGTACGCCAGCACCGACATGGACAAGGTCCTGCTCAAATACACCGAGTACAACGAGCCCCACGAGAGCCGGACCAACGCTGACATCATCGAG ACGTTGCGAAAGAAAGGCTTCAGCGGTTGCGAAAGTCCCGAGCCGGACGGAGAGGACTCCATCGACCAGAGCCCCCTGAACGACGACAAATACCGCAAGACCACCGAAGACCTAGACATTCTCTTCAAGCGCTacggtgtcagt TCCTCGGTCCCGCCCCCCACATTCTCCGTGCCCGTCACCGTCCAGGCCTCTACTCAGAACGCATTGCAGTTCAGTAACCCTGGGAACGCCATGGTGACCACCTCCTACGTGACGTCGTCATCGCTCTCTGACAACCACCACCTGTCACCCCAGCCACCGGCGCTCCAGAGAAGCACAGGATCTCCCGGGTTGCCACAGCGACCGGCCAGCGCAG GTGCTATGCTCGGCGGTGACTTGAACAACTCAAATGGCGGATGCCCAAGTCCAGTCC CTAACGGATACATCAGTGCCAGGGCCTCCCCGGGCCTCCTCTCGGTGTCCAACGGCAACAGCCTGGGGAAAGTAGTTCCGGCCAAGTCCCCACCTCCGCCTCAGAGCCCACAGATGGTCAACAGCCGCAAGCCAGACATCCGGGTAATCACCACTCAGGGTGGGAAGAGCCTGATGCAGATG ACAGATGATGAGCTGGAGATGGTGAGCGAG AATGCCCAGCGTTTGGCCGGTGCACAAGTGACCCAGATGCTCACCACACCGGTGGTCTCCGTGACAACGCCCAGCCTCCTGGCGCAGGGGATGCCCTTCTCCGCCATGCCGACAGCTTACAACACAG AATACCAGCTGACGAGCGCTGACATCACCGCTCTCCACGCCCTGGCGTCGCCAGGCGGCCTGCTGCAAGGCAACGCGCCATGGCAACAGTCTTTATCCCAGCAGCAacatcaacaacagcaacaacttaGTCTGGCGTCGCTTAGCAACTTGGT CATGTGGGGCATGGACAAACAGAGTGGGGAATTGTCTAGCCAGATCTCCAGTCTGGCAGCCAATCTGAG GCCGGTGGGCCACATACCTCAGGGCGCCATGCTGACTGTCAACACCAACTCCAATGTGAGCATCAAGTCTGAACCCATCTCGCCCGGCCGAGACCGCCACTCACCGTGCCCCCCGCCGTCCTCCTCTGGAGGGGGCATCCAGACGACCGTGCCCCCGCCACAGTACCCTGGTTCCCTACTGTGCCTGGAGCCACCAACCGGCCGTTCCCCCGCCCACAGCCTCAGCAGCAACGGCAGCTCCTACGAGGGCAATGACCGGGATGACCCTGGGGCAGGCGGCGGAAGTGCAGCGGGCAACCGTGGCCGTTCCCTGCCTCCTGACTTCAGCCCTTCGGTGGAGCTCCTGCGGGCCCAGAATGAGGTGGAGCAGGAGGGAGCCAACATCAAACGCATGAGACTCGACGCGTGGGTCACATAG